Proteins co-encoded in one Fusarium musae strain F31 chromosome 3, whole genome shotgun sequence genomic window:
- a CDS encoding hypothetical protein (EggNog:ENOG41) — MANTMTEKIEEVAAPLPTQDEVQEQHGDKIELSHTRKLSILIVMNTVSLVQSFDATCICVVLPSLARELDASFSESLSMGSVFLLATAIAQPIFAEMAHVVGRRPAYVASLIVFIAGTVLCGSAESSIMLLTGRAVQGVGSGGPQALSGIIHADMFTIRERSRWMSYQHVSWALGTIAGPIIGGAVVQNKDSQWRWIFWCTLPLLGGSLIGAMFLLGYDKGKRNLRLIKNLDWVGILLYIIASVSLLLPLTWGGSRFPWNSPAVIVPLIVSFLSFLGLGLYEKTTKKPMFRKSLFRHRSTVLQFASATIHGSLMWMVLYYLAVYFLGIKGQTPLMAGVWALPATIIVAPMAAVVGIVAYKTGRYMGFLLGGWTLMVTMFGVMTILDKDTPTWVILVMTLFLGIAMGLLIPVMNIGVQATVREEDAGHAISMIYLLRTMGQCMGIAIGIAVFSVQLEKELGKLGLNTGQISNTLKMIRASVEHGGLGQHEHMMNAVAKALQCLWMTGSILAGLALILCLFARCPKLPEDPHGPVSAELMPESRFSDAAIGRVWDCFSGKILHKATEQSNQRSGGSSVPN; from the exons ATGGCAAACACGATGACTGAAAAGATCGAGGAGGTCGCTGCACCTCTTCCCACCCAAGACGAAGtccaagaacaacatggAGATAAAATAGAGCTCAGCCACACTCGAAAGTTGAGTATCCTGATTGTGATGAATACGGTTTCTCTTGTTCAGTCATTCGATGCAACCTGCATCTGCGTTGTCCTTCCT TCACTTGCAAGAGAGCTGGATGCATCCTTTTCCGAAAGCCTGAGCATGGGCTCCGTGTTCTTGTTAGCAACAGCCATAGCCCAGCCCATCTTTGCCGAAATGGCACATGTCGTCGGCAGAAGGCCAGCATATGTGGCATCCCTCATCGTATTTATCGCCGGAACGGTGCTCTGCGGCTCTGCGGAAAGCAGCATAATGCTTCTTACAGGTCGAGCTGTGCAAGGAGTAGGGTCAGGAGGGCCTCAGGCATTGTCGGGTATAATCCACGCCGATATGTTCACGATCCGTGAACGTTCGCGGTGGATGTCGTATCAACATGTCTCTTGGGCTTTAGGAACTATTGCTGGACCCATAATTGGAGGAGCTGTTGTTCAGAATAAAGATTCGCAATGG AGATGGATCTTTTGGTGCACCCTTCCATTGCTCGGAGGTAGCCTGATAGGAGCCATGTTTCTCCTAGGATATGACAAAGGGAAGCGAAACCTGCgtctcatcaagaacctcgacTGGGTGGGAATTCTTCTTTATATCATCGCGAGTGTCAGTCTTTTACTCCCTCTGACTTGGGGTGGCTCACGCTTCCCCTGGAACTCACCGGCAGTAATCGTTCCTCTAATCGTTTCGTTCCTCTCGTTCCTAGGGCTGGGACTATACGAGAAGACGACCAAAAAGCCCATGTTTCGAAAGAGTTTGTTCCGTCATCGATCGACAGTCCTCCAGTTTGCCAGTGCGACTATCCACGGCAGTCTCATGTGGATGGTTCTATATTATCTTGCGGTGTACTTTCTTGGCATCAAAGGCCAGACACCGCTTATGGCTGGTGTATGGGCACTTCCGGCTACTATTATTGTTGCCCCTATGGCGGCTGTCGTAGGGATTGTGGCATACAAGACAGGACGATACATGGGCTTCTTGCTTGGTGGTTGGACTCTTATGGTCACCATGTTTGGAGTTATGACAATTCTTGACAAGGACACCCCGACGTGGGTGATCTTGGTCATGACCCTGTTCCTGGGTATCGCAATGGGCCTACTTATTCCAGTCATGAACATTGGTGTGCAAGCCACAGTCCGAGAGGAGGATGCTGGACATGCAATCAGCATGATCTATCTGCTTCGAACGATGGGCCAATGCATGGGAATAGCAATTGGTATCGCGGTCTTTTCCGTTCAACTGGAAAAAGAGCTCGGAAAGCTAGGCCTCAACACAGGTCAGATCAGCAATACCTTGAAGATGATCAGAGCCTCTGTCGAACATGGAGGCCTTGGCCAGCACGAGCACATGATGAACGCCGTGGCGAAAGCGCTGCAGTGTCTCTGGATGACAGGTAGCATCTTGGCCGGCCTAGCCTTGATCCTGTGTCTGTTCGCAAGGTGCCCGAAACTTCCAGAGGATCCGCATGGCCCAGTCAGTGCAGAGCTGATGCCGGAAAGTCGTTTCTCGGATGCCGCGATAGGGCGGGTCTGGGATTGTTTCTCTGGCAAGATTCTCCATAAGGCTACGGAGCAATCAAACCAGAGGTCCGGTGGTTCATCCGTCCCGAATTAG